A window from Sinanaerobacter sp. ZZT-01 encodes these proteins:
- the orr gene encoding ornithine racemase Orr: MYPRLTVHLAKVRQNLDAVSKITHGGNCSMMIVTKGFCADKKIVELIMKHQGVDFLADSRVQNIKTYAETAKKNGKETVLLRLPMGSEADEVVKYVDLSFNSEIKTIALLNEAAKKYDKKHKVLLMIDLGDLREGIFFKDEDQIMEAVSQILKMEQIELYGVGVNLTCYGAVIPKQDNLSILVSIAKKIEEKFGISLSMVSGGNSSSIYLIGKDEMPEGINNLRLGESFILGNDTAYGTKIEGTCSDALILEAEIIELKRKQSIPIGETGVDAFGQKPVYEDRGVIKRAILAVGKQDIDIDSLTPLDKKIDILGGSSDHLILDVTNSDTTYKVGDCIKFELGYGGMLKAFTSAYVDISYEE; the protein is encoded by the coding sequence ATGTACCCTAGATTAACGGTTCATTTGGCAAAGGTTAGACAAAACCTTGATGCAGTGAGTAAAATAACACATGGCGGCAACTGTTCTATGATGATTGTAACAAAGGGGTTCTGCGCCGATAAAAAAATTGTAGAGCTCATTATGAAGCACCAAGGCGTGGATTTTTTAGCAGATTCTCGTGTGCAGAACATTAAAACCTATGCAGAGACAGCCAAAAAAAATGGGAAAGAAACGGTACTCTTAAGACTGCCTATGGGGAGTGAGGCAGATGAAGTCGTAAAGTACGTTGATCTAAGCTTTAATTCAGAAATTAAGACAATTGCTTTATTAAATGAGGCAGCAAAGAAATATGATAAAAAGCATAAAGTTTTACTTATGATTGACCTAGGTGACCTGAGAGAAGGTATCTTCTTTAAAGATGAAGACCAAATTATGGAGGCTGTATCTCAGATTTTAAAAATGGAACAGATTGAACTATACGGAGTAGGCGTAAATCTTACCTGCTATGGAGCGGTGATTCCGAAACAGGATAATTTGAGTATTTTAGTAAGCATTGCAAAAAAGATAGAAGAAAAATTCGGTATTTCATTGTCGATGGTTTCCGGTGGGAATTCCAGCTCTATCTATTTGATTGGAAAGGATGAAATGCCGGAAGGTATCAACAATTTACGACTGGGAGAATCCTTTATATTAGGAAATGATACTGCATATGGAACAAAAATTGAGGGCACTTGCTCGGATGCACTGATACTAGAAGCAGAAATTATTGAATTAAAGAGAAAGCAATCGATTCCAATTGGAGAGACAGGAGTAGATGCATTTGGTCAAAAGCCGGTCTATGAGGACCGCGGAGTCATCAAACGTGCGATTCTAGCTGTAGGAAAACAAGATATAGATATTGATAGTTTGACACCGCTTGATAAGAAGATTGATATTTTAGGTGGAAGCTCCGATCATTTAATCCTAGATGTAACCAATTCAGATACGACTTATAAAGTAGGCGATTGTATCAAATTTGAGCTTGGATATGGTGGAATGCTAAAGGCATTTACAAGTGCTTATGTTGATATCAGCTATGAAGAGTAG
- a CDS encoding pyridoxal phosphate-dependent aminotransferase, translated as MISKKMVAFVEGSSTIRAMFEEGKLLAEKYGAENVYDFSLGNPNVPAPAKVKEAIIDVLNEEEPTFVHGYMNNSGYEDIREKIALSINKKYGTSFDHNNIIMTVGAAGGINVILKTLLNPGDEVVAFAPYFGEYRSYAANYDADLVVVSANTTDFQPNLVEFREKLTSKTKAVIINSPNNPTGVVYTEETLRALAAVLNEKQKEFGTDIYLIADEPYRELAYDGVVVPYVTPYYKNTIVGYSYSKSLSLPGERIGYLVIPNEAADFENIIAAANVATRILGFVNAPSLLQRAIGRCLNEEVDLAFYNKNRETLYKGLCDAGYECIKPEGAFYLFVKTPIEKDAEFCQLAKKYNLLLVPGSAFACPGYVRIAYCVAHETIVNALPKFKVLMDEIKASKK; from the coding sequence ATGATTTCAAAGAAAATGGTTGCATTTGTTGAAGGAAGTTCGACAATACGTGCAATGTTTGAAGAAGGTAAACTTCTTGCTGAAAAGTATGGTGCAGAAAATGTGTATGACTTTAGCTTAGGTAACCCGAATGTACCGGCACCGGCAAAGGTTAAAGAGGCTATTATTGATGTTTTAAATGAAGAAGAGCCAACTTTTGTGCATGGATATATGAATAATTCAGGGTATGAAGACATTCGAGAAAAAATTGCCTTATCAATCAATAAAAAATATGGGACTTCCTTTGATCATAATAACATAATCATGACGGTTGGAGCTGCAGGAGGAATCAATGTTATATTAAAGACTTTACTGAATCCGGGAGATGAAGTGGTGGCGTTTGCTCCATACTTTGGAGAATATCGCAGCTATGCCGCGAATTATGATGCAGACTTAGTCGTTGTATCGGCTAATACAACGGATTTTCAGCCAAATCTGGTTGAGTTTCGTGAAAAACTGACTTCCAAAACAAAGGCAGTCATTATCAACTCGCCGAATAATCCGACCGGTGTGGTTTATACGGAAGAGACACTTCGGGCATTGGCTGCTGTTCTCAATGAAAAGCAGAAAGAATTCGGCACAGATATTTACTTAATTGCAGATGAACCATACAGAGAGCTTGCTTATGATGGTGTGGTTGTTCCATATGTAACGCCGTATTATAAAAATACCATTGTTGGATATTCTTACAGCAAATCGCTTTCTCTTCCGGGAGAACGAATTGGGTATTTGGTCATTCCAAATGAGGCAGCAGACTTTGAAAATATCATTGCAGCAGCAAATGTTGCTACCCGTATTTTAGGCTTTGTAAATGCGCCTTCTCTACTTCAAAGAGCGATTGGAAGATGCTTGAATGAAGAGGTTGATCTTGCGTTTTATAATAAAAACAGAGAGACCCTTTATAAGGGACTTTGCGATGCAGGATATGAGTGCATTAAGCCAGAAGGAGCTTTTTACTTATTTGTAAAAACGCCAATTGAAAAGGATGCAGAATTTTGCCAGCTTGCCAAAAAGTATAATTTACTATTGGTACCGGGAAGTGCATTTGCTTGTCCGGGATATGTCAGAATTGCCTATTGTGTTGCGCATGAAACCATTGTTAATGCTTTACCGAAGTTTAAAGTGTTGATGGATGAAATAAAAGCATCGAAAAAATAA
- a CDS encoding GlmL-related ornithine degradation protein, whose product MKVDVLVAEIGSTTTVVNAFKNINTADPVFWAQGQAPTSVMDGDVRIGLQGAIDDLCKKMSIDSLEYDEMLATSSAAGGLKMTVHGLVYDMTAKAAKEAALGAGAIIHYVTAGRLRRTDLQKIKEIKPNLILIAGGVDYGERDTAIYNAELIRSMGLGTPIIYAGNVENQEEIKLIFDEESGSNLYIVDNVYPKIDDLNVEPARKVIQDAFEDHIIHAPGMEHVRDMVNGPIIPTPGAVMEATKLLNECIGNVVVLDVGGATTDVHSVCEESDQIARIMISPEPKAKRTVEGDLGVYVNMKNIVNLIGEEKLKEDLPDVDLKSVMDNYKAIPKNDEERTFVERLTKEAVIRSVERHAGQIRYIYGPSGRSTVAEGKDLTQVKYIIGTGGALTRLPHRVEIMEEIAQHNETGLLLFPSESARILVDNDYIMASLGVLSKRYREGTIKLLQKSLNFTFPEKKEDGPIRSAKAAYLQELERLEAIENKKKKELEDHLREEGYELVNGEYVKKAEE is encoded by the coding sequence ATGAAAGTCGACGTATTAGTAGCCGAAATCGGCTCAACAACAACGGTAGTAAATGCATTTAAAAATATAAATACAGCGGACCCTGTTTTTTGGGCTCAAGGGCAGGCTCCCACCTCAGTAATGGACGGCGACGTAAGAATTGGGCTTCAAGGCGCAATTGATGATTTATGCAAAAAAATGAGCATTGATTCTTTAGAATACGATGAAATGCTTGCGACTTCTTCCGCAGCAGGCGGATTGAAAATGACCGTGCATGGCCTTGTTTATGACATGACTGCGAAAGCAGCAAAAGAAGCAGCGCTCGGTGCTGGGGCCATCATTCACTACGTAACAGCAGGAAGGCTGAGACGTACCGATTTACAAAAGATTAAAGAAATAAAACCGAATTTGATTCTCATAGCAGGCGGTGTGGACTATGGAGAACGGGATACTGCAATATATAATGCAGAATTAATTCGAAGCATGGGACTAGGCACACCGATTATCTATGCAGGAAATGTAGAAAATCAAGAAGAAATCAAACTGATCTTTGATGAGGAGAGCGGTTCAAACTTATATATTGTAGATAATGTGTATCCTAAAATTGATGATTTGAATGTAGAGCCTGCAAGAAAAGTCATTCAAGATGCATTTGAGGATCACATCATTCATGCACCGGGTATGGAGCATGTAAGGGATATGGTAAATGGACCGATTATTCCGACACCGGGTGCTGTTATGGAAGCAACAAAGCTGTTAAATGAATGTATCGGAAATGTTGTGGTTTTAGACGTCGGCGGTGCGACAACAGATGTACATTCCGTATGTGAAGAATCTGATCAGATTGCAAGAATTATGATCAGTCCCGAGCCGAAGGCAAAGCGGACGGTGGAAGGCGATCTTGGCGTTTATGTGAATATGAAAAATATTGTGAATCTAATCGGTGAAGAAAAATTAAAAGAAGATCTGCCGGATGTTGATTTAAAAAGTGTCATGGATAACTATAAAGCCATTCCAAAAAATGATGAAGAACGCACTTTTGTCGAACGTTTGACTAAAGAAGCAGTGATTCGTTCCGTAGAACGTCATGCAGGGCAGATTCGCTATATTTACGGTCCTTCCGGTAGGAGCACCGTTGCAGAGGGAAAGGACTTGACACAGGTAAAATATATCATAGGGACAGGTGGTGCTCTGACAAGGCTTCCGCACAGAGTGGAAATTATGGAAGAGATCGCACAGCATAATGAGACAGGACTGTTGCTATTCCCAAGTGAAAGTGCTCGTATTTTAGTGGATAACGATTATATTATGGCATCCTTGGGCGTTTTGTCAAAAAGGTATCGTGAAGGAACGATTAAGCTTTTACAAAAGAGTTTAAACTTTACATTCCCAGAAAAGAAAGAAGATGGTCCGATTCGTTCCGCAAAGGCAGCTTACCTGCAAGAATTGGAACGGCTGGAAGCGATAGAAAATAAAAAGAAAAAAGAATTGGAAGATCACTTACGTGAGGAAGGCTATGAATTGGTTAACGGTGAATATGTAAAGAAAGCAGAAGAATAA